In one Deltaproteobacteria bacterium genomic region, the following are encoded:
- a CDS encoding response regulator, producing MPKPKLLVVDDSEICRQPFRKVGTDKQGNILVEVLEAKTGEEGLELFKKHPGILYAVVDVHLPGIDGFEMLNACRRFDLDRFNQTTVFMSCSDSDDHHHESPDFPTPTWILKPADPELFNRFLLSDVRMKMALQTASLTDTQRTHLRKLFEDATNLDESQHQALVSLVKSLTATDEE from the coding sequence ATGCCTAAGCCGAAACTGCTTGTTGTTGATGATTCCGAGATTTGCCGCCAACCTTTTCGCAAAGTGGGAACAGATAAACAAGGTAATATCTTGGTAGAGGTCTTAGAAGCCAAAACCGGCGAAGAGGGGCTGGAGCTCTTTAAGAAGCACCCTGGCATTCTTTACGCGGTCGTGGATGTTCACCTGCCTGGAATAGACGGATTTGAAATGCTTAACGCCTGCCGACGTTTCGACCTCGACAGATTCAATCAGACCACTGTTTTTATGAGTTGCTCGGATTCAGACGACCATCACCATGAATCACCCGACTTTCCAACACCCACATGGATACTTAAGCCGGCCGACCCCGAACTCTTTAACCGTTTTTTATTAAGCGATGTGCGGATGAAGATGGCATTGCAAACCGCTTCACTCACCGACACACAACGAACACATCTACGAAAGCTTTTTGAGGATGCGACGAACCTAGACGAGTCTCAGCACCAAGCTTTAGTCAGTTTGGTCAAATCACTCACCGCCACTGACGAAGAATAA